In one Myripristis murdjan chromosome 5, fMyrMur1.1, whole genome shotgun sequence genomic region, the following are encoded:
- the slc25a55a gene encoding solute carrier family 25 member 55a isoform X2, which produces MSQQQISLPAKLINGGIAGIVGVTCVFPIDLAKTRLQNQRQGQQVYKSMMDCLVKTVRSEGYFGMYRGAAVNLTLVTPEKAIKLAANDFFRHHLAKDGKGLTVFKEMMAGCGAGMCQVVVTTPMEMLKIQLQDAGRLAQQRKPGMMSPTKLAATNALLSRSYNSGPVTSAPQAVSATQIAKELLHTQGIQGLYKGLGATLMRDVPFSIVYFPLFANLNRLGKPSPEESAPFYWAFLSGCAAGSTAAVAVNPCDVVKTRLQSLNKGSAEEAYDGVLDCVSKIMRKEGPSAFLKGAGCRALVIAPLFGIAQVMYFVGVGEYILDSSPLRLLSA; this is translated from the exons atgTCTCAGCAGCAGATCAG CCTCCCCGCCAAGCTCATTAATGGGGGTATTGCTGGCATTGTTGGGGTTACGTGTGTCTTTCCCATTGATTTGGCAAAGACCAGGCTGCAGAACCAGAGGCAGGGCCAGCAGGTCTACAAAAGCAT GATGGACTGCCTCGTCAAGACAGTTCGATCAGAGGGATACTTTGGAATGTACAGAG GTGCCGCTGTAAATCTGACACTGGTTACCCCTGAGAAGGCAATCAAGCTGGCTGCTAATGACTTCTTCCGTCATCACCTCGCCAAGGACGG GAAGGGGTTGACAGTGTTCAAAGAGATGATGGCAGGTTGTGGTGCAGGCATGTGCCAAGTTGTTGTCACTACTCCTATGGAAATGCTCAAGATTCAACTGCAGGATGCAGGCAGGCTAG CCCAGCAGAGAAAGCCAGGTATGATGTCTCCCACAAAGCTTGCAGCCACCAATGCCTTGCTCAGTCGCTCCTACAACTCAGGCCCAGTGACCTCAGCACCACAAGCTGTGTCGGCCACTCAGATTGCCAAGGAGCTCCTCCACACCCAGGGCATCCAGGGGCTCTATAAAGGCCTGGGAGCCACGCTGATGAG GGATGTTCCCTTTTCGATTGTCTACTTTCCCTTGTTTGCCAACCTGAATCGACTGGGCAAACCCAGTCCTGAGGAGTCTGCCCCTTTCTATTGGGCATTCCTCTCTGGCTGTGCAGCTGGATCCACTGCTGCAGTGGCTGTTAATCCTTGTGATG TGGTCAAGACTAGACTGCAGTCACTAAACAAAGGGTCTGCTGAGGAGGCTTATGATGGTGTTTTGGATTGTGTGAG TAAGATCATGCGAAAGGAGGGACCCTCTGCCTTCCTGAAGGGTGCAGGTTGCCGGGCTCTGGTCATTGCCCCTCTGTTTGGTATCGCACAGGTCATGTACTTTGTTGGTGTTGGAGAATATATCTTGGACAGCTCACCTCTCCGCCTCCTGTCAGCTTGA
- the tshba gene encoding thyroid stimulating hormone subunit beta a, with the protein MDSSVFACCLLFLLFSPVVPMCIPTDYTLYVEKPECDFCVAINTTICMGFCYSRDSNMRDIVGPRFLIQRGCTYDKVEYRTAILPGCPADANPLFTYPVALSCHCGACKTDSDECAHRASGDGAKCTKPLRHVYPYLGQSNYMIPF; encoded by the exons ATGGACTCTTCAGTGTTCGCCTGCTgcctccttttcctgctgttcAGCCCAGTTGTTCCCATGTGTATCCCCACTGACTACACTCTGTATGTAGAAAAGCCAGAGTGTGACTTCTGCGTGGCAATCAATACTACTATTTGCATGGGATTCTGCTACTCAAGG GACAGCAACATGAGGGATATAGTAGGTCCACGCTTCCTCATCCAGAGAGGCTGTACCTATGACAAGGTGGAGTACCGCACAGCCATACTGCCTGGCTGTCCCGCTGACGCCAACCCTCTCTTCACCTACCCTGTGGCTCTCAGCTGCCATTGTGGTGCCTGCAAAACAGACAGTGATGAGTGTGCCCACAGGGCCAGTGGGGACGGGGCAAAGTGTACCAAGCCACTCAGACATGTGTACCCATACCTGGGCCAGAGCAACTACATGATCCCCTTTTGA
- the slc5a8l gene encoding sodium-coupled monocarboxylate transporter 1 → MTAVPVAMSLTASFMSGITVIGTPAEAYRYGAAFWLFGFSYAIMSTITAEVFVPLFYRLGITSTYEYLEMRFNRTIRIIGTTMYIIQTALYTGMVIYAPALALNQITGLDLWGVLVATGVVCIFYCTLGGLKAVIWTDVLQMVIMLVGFVAVIARGAVLQGGLGKIWEDAGNGGRLEAFDFDPDPLRRHTFWTIVVGGSMMWTSIYSINQSQVQRYISCKTLTHAKMSLYVNMIGLCLTVSLAVFSGLTMFSIYKDCDPLTNGNISASDQLLPYLVMDILAIYPGVPGLFVAAAYSGTLSTVSSSINALVAVTMEDFVLPLWKNLTEKQISWMNMGLSVLFGFLCIGMAGVASVMGSILQAALSVFGMISGPLLGLYLMGMFFRTPNSIGGFVGLVTGLVLTLWVGIGAQIYPPTDEKTKPLPLSTAGCQTNQSSTTLAPWTSPVTVTPDYRPALADSWYSLSYLYFCMLGILTTMVTGLVVSAMTGGCKQEKLSSKLFVRKNDLMCFTCFRDSQAPDVTEKAATDLDMEADNFNFKDLGLTYSIEMLIKSQNFNAAMSIQYCSLGDTFIYVYTITQWFGATA, encoded by the exons ATGACAGCTGTGCCGGTTGCCATGTCGCTCACTGCCAGCTTCATGTCTGGCATCACAGTAATTGGCACACCAGCTGAGGCTTACCGGTATGGAGCTGCCTTCTGGCTTTTTGGCTTTTCCTATGCCATCATGTCCACCATCACTGCTGAGGTCTTTGTCCCCCTTTTCTACCGACTGGGGATCACCAGCACGTATGAG TATCTGGAGATGCGCTTCAACAGGACCATTCGGATAATTGGAACAACCATGTATATCATACAAACG GCCCTCTACACTGGTATGGTCATCTATGCCCCAGCTCTTGCACTGAATCAAA TCACTGGGCTCGATCTGTGGGGAGTGCTGGTGGCTACAGGAGTGGTGTGCATCTTCTACTGCACTTTG GGTGGTCTGAAAGCGGTGATCTGGACAGATGTGCTGCAGATGGTGATCATGCTGGTTGGATTTGTGGCTGTCATTGCGAGGGGAGCTGTGCTGCAGGGAGGCCTGGGGAAGATCTGGGAAGATGCTGGGAATGGAGGCCGACTAGAGGCGTTTGA CTTTGACCCAGACCCTCTTAGGCGTCATACTTTCTGGACCATTGTAGTGGGTGGCAGCATGATGTGGACGTCCATCTATTCCATCAACCAATCCCAGGTGCAGCGCTACATCTCCTGCAAAACCTTAACACATGCCAAGAT GTCGCTGTACGTGAACATGATTGGCTTATGTCTGACTGTGAGTCTGGCTGTGTTTTCTGGCCTCACCATGTTCTCCATTTACAAGGACTGTGATCCCCTCACTAATGGTAACATAAGCGCCTCCGACCAG CTGCTTCCCTACCTTGTAATGGACATTCTGGCGATTTATCCTGGTGTCCCTGGATTATTTGTGGCTGCTGCATATAGTGGGACGCTAAG cactgtgtcctccaGCATCAACGCCCTAGTTGCTGTCACTATGGAGGACTTTGTCCTTCCTCTGTGGAAAAACttgacagagaaacagatttCCTGGATGAACATGGGTCTGA GTGTGCTCTTTGGCTTCCTGTGCATTGGGATGGCTGGAGTTGCTTCTGTAATGGGAAGCATTCTGCAG gCAGCTCTATCTGTATTTGGAATGATCAGTGGGCCTCTTCTTGGTCTCTATCTGATGGGAATGTTTTTTCGCACACCAAACTCAATA GGAGGATTTGTGGGACTGGTCACTGGTCTTGTGTTGACTCTGTGGGTGGGCATTGGAGCCCAGATTTACCCACCCACAGATGAAAAGACCAAACCACTCCCACTCAGCACTGCAGGCTGCCAAACAAACCAGAGCTCCACAACACTGGCTCCCTGGACCAGTCCGGTCACAGTAACCCCTGA CTACCGGCCAGCACTGGCAGACTCCTGGTACTCCCTGTCTTACCTTTACTTCTGCATGTTGGGCATACTGACCACCATGGTGACTGGTCTTGTGGTGAGCGCAATGACAG gtGGATGTAAGCAGGAGAAGCTGAGCTCTAAgctgtttgtgaggaagaaTGACCTGATGTGTTTCACATGTTTCCGTGATTCACAG GCACCAGATGTGACAGAGAAGGCTGCCACAGATCTCGACATGGAAGCTGACAACTTTAATTTCAAAGACTTGGGTCTGACATACTCGATAGAGATGTTGATAAAGTCACAAAATTTTAATGCTGCTATGTCAATACAGTATTGCAGTCTTGGAgatacatttatatatgtatatacgaTAACTCAATGGTTTGGTGCTACCGCGTAA
- the slc25a55a gene encoding solute carrier family 25 member 55a isoform X1, with product MSQQQISLPAKLINGGIAGIVGVTCVFPIDLAKTRLQNQRQGQQVYKSMMDCLVKTVRSEGYFGMYRGAAVNLTLVTPEKAIKLAANDFFRHHLAKDGKGLTVFKEMMAGCGAGMCQVVVTTPMEMLKIQLQDAGRLAAQQRKPGMMSPTKLAATNALLSRSYNSGPVTSAPQAVSATQIAKELLHTQGIQGLYKGLGATLMRDVPFSIVYFPLFANLNRLGKPSPEESAPFYWAFLSGCAAGSTAAVAVNPCDVVKTRLQSLNKGSAEEAYDGVLDCVSKIMRKEGPSAFLKGAGCRALVIAPLFGIAQVMYFVGVGEYILDSSPLRLLSA from the exons atgTCTCAGCAGCAGATCAG CCTCCCCGCCAAGCTCATTAATGGGGGTATTGCTGGCATTGTTGGGGTTACGTGTGTCTTTCCCATTGATTTGGCAAAGACCAGGCTGCAGAACCAGAGGCAGGGCCAGCAGGTCTACAAAAGCAT GATGGACTGCCTCGTCAAGACAGTTCGATCAGAGGGATACTTTGGAATGTACAGAG GTGCCGCTGTAAATCTGACACTGGTTACCCCTGAGAAGGCAATCAAGCTGGCTGCTAATGACTTCTTCCGTCATCACCTCGCCAAGGACGG GAAGGGGTTGACAGTGTTCAAAGAGATGATGGCAGGTTGTGGTGCAGGCATGTGCCAAGTTGTTGTCACTACTCCTATGGAAATGCTCAAGATTCAACTGCAGGATGCAGGCAGGCTAG CGGCCCAGCAGAGAAAGCCAGGTATGATGTCTCCCACAAAGCTTGCAGCCACCAATGCCTTGCTCAGTCGCTCCTACAACTCAGGCCCAGTGACCTCAGCACCACAAGCTGTGTCGGCCACTCAGATTGCCAAGGAGCTCCTCCACACCCAGGGCATCCAGGGGCTCTATAAAGGCCTGGGAGCCACGCTGATGAG GGATGTTCCCTTTTCGATTGTCTACTTTCCCTTGTTTGCCAACCTGAATCGACTGGGCAAACCCAGTCCTGAGGAGTCTGCCCCTTTCTATTGGGCATTCCTCTCTGGCTGTGCAGCTGGATCCACTGCTGCAGTGGCTGTTAATCCTTGTGATG TGGTCAAGACTAGACTGCAGTCACTAAACAAAGGGTCTGCTGAGGAGGCTTATGATGGTGTTTTGGATTGTGTGAG TAAGATCATGCGAAAGGAGGGACCCTCTGCCTTCCTGAAGGGTGCAGGTTGCCGGGCTCTGGTCATTGCCCCTCTGTTTGGTATCGCACAGGTCATGTACTTTGTTGGTGTTGGAGAATATATCTTGGACAGCTCACCTCTCCGCCTCCTGTCAGCTTGA